A genomic stretch from Pempheris klunzingeri isolate RE-2024b chromosome 23, fPemKlu1.hap1, whole genome shotgun sequence includes:
- the LOC139223133 gene encoding LOW QUALITY PROTEIN: 7SK snRNA methylphosphate capping enzyme-like (The sequence of the model RefSeq protein was modified relative to this genomic sequence to represent the inferred CDS: deleted 1 base in 1 codon) yields MIRMSLDKETVLPHEVGAAFPAALGLSEESQLAKTRPLRPKNGLHPPGNSQPPLTSAPPAQRIAKRRYSIGVGFKGLAKRRRRANSDSQSEPVLPNHFLLGGNIFDPLNLNSLLDEDVNKATNQETPKSSPLPSRGGDPVEILVPRDITDPLNLKDGKGGEGLLLSPLKSRRRHRNRHHGGGGEREAAPQPSTPGLSVPLLTRGGSVPASPLPCELNTAITCRDDVAPPPILPRRHTHPPPGHTHKPGNHGDTRQRRRRRTTSTRSAGCMANTVTAATAAQPTRFQTPLLGGATAGRCGGPQAGFALPPQKKKKDKRRYQFGNHSRYYGYYGFYGDGWEGRVGEEEDLRLRLLEADWFRDKKVLDVGCGAGHMTLAISRRFGPAHILGVELDERLVHAAKQNIRHFLSHDLVVEERRSREGGGGDGQVREARSLLPLPLSFRVSRGPLSAPPLLSPPPPSSSSSSSSRFPNNVTFIQGDYVSEWGAWPGQYDVIMCLGVTKWVHLQSGDEGVVRLFRRAYQSLSPGGLFLLEPQPWSRYSHSKRSSETTCHHFRTVRLRPEQFTCYLTDSVGFTSYRLLTHSGNQRPIYLFYKGPAQRM; encoded by the exons ATGATCAGAATGTCATTGGACAAAGAGACGGTCCTCCCTCACGAGGTCGGCGCCGCTTTCCCCGCCGCGCTCGGCCTATCAGAGGAATCGCAGCTGGCTAAGACCCGCCCCCTCCGTCCTAAAAATGGCCTCCATCCGCCCGGCAACAGCCAGCCCCCCCTCACCTCCGCCCCCCCCGCTCAGCGAATCGCGAAGAGGCGATACTCCATCGGCGTCGGCTTCAAAGGGCTCGCCAAGCGCCGCCGCCGCGCCAACAGTGACAGCCAATCGGAGCCGGTGCTGCCGAATCACTTCCTGTTGGGCGGGAACATCTTTGACCCGCTGAACCTCAATTCGTTGTTGGACGAAGACGTCAACAA ggCGACCAATCAGGAGACACCAAAGAGCTCGCCCCTGCCATCGCGGGGCGGAGACCCCGTGGAGATCCTTGTCCCCCGTGATATCACTGACCCCCTGAACCTGAAGGACGGTAAGGGGGGGGAGGGGCTTCTGCTGTCCCCCCTGAAGTCCAGGAGGAGACACAGGAACAGACACCacggaggggggggagagagggaggcggCCCCACAGCCCTCCACACCTGGACTCTCAG TTCCTCTGTTGACCAGAGGCGGCAGCGTTCCAGCGTCTCCTCTCCCCTGTGAACTCAACACGGCCATCACCTGTCGAGATGACGTAGCCCCGCCCCCCATCCTCCCCAGGAGACACACCCACCCTCCGCCCGGCCACACCCACAAGCCTGGTAACCACGGCGACACTCGGCAACGGAGGCGGCGGCGGACCACCTCGACGAGGTCAGCGGGCTGTATGGCTAACACGGTTACCGCTGCAACCGCAGCGCAGCCAACCAGATTCCAGACGCCGCTCTTGGGAGGGGCCACTGCGGGCAG GTGTGGAGGACCGCAGGCCGGCTTCGCTCtgccaccacagaagaagaagaaggacaaACGGCGCTACCAGTTTGGAAACCACAGCCGTTACTACGGCTATTACGGTTTCTACGGCGACGGGTGGGAGGGGCGAgttggggaggaggaggacttgCGGCTCCGTCTCCTGGAAGCTGATTGGTTCAGAGACAAGAAGGTGTTGGACGTGGGCTGCGGCGCCGGTCACATGACGCTGGCGATTTCCCGGAGGTTTGGCCCCGCCCACATCCTGGGGGTGGAGCTAGACGAGCGATTGGTCCACGCCGCCAAGCAGAACATCAGGCACTTCCTGTCACATGacctggtggtggaggagaggaggagcagggaaggagggggaggagacgGGCAGGTGAGGGAGGCTCggtctctcctccccctccccctgtcCTTCAGGGTGAGTCGGGGtcctctgtctgctcctcccctcctc tcccccccccctccctcctcctcctcctcctcctcctccaggttccCCAACAATGTCACCTTCATCCAG GGCGACTACGTGTCAGAGTGGGGGGCGTGGCCGGGGCAGTATGATGTCATCATGTGTCTGGGTGTGACCAAATGGGTGCACCTGCAGTCAGGTGACGAGGGCGTGGTCAGACTGTTCAGACGAGCCTATCAGAGTCTGTCGCCGGGCGGATTATTTCTCCTGGAGCCTCAACCATGGAGCCGCTACAGCCACAGCAAGAGGAGCtcg gagacGACGTGTCATCACTTCAGGACGGTCAGACTCAGACCTGAACAGTTCACCTGCTACCTGACTGACAGTGTGGGCTTCACTTCATACAGACTGctcacacactcag gtaaTCAGCGGCCCATCTACCTGTTCTATAAAGGTCCCGCCCAGAGGATGTGA